Proteins from one Nakamurella multipartita DSM 44233 genomic window:
- a CDS encoding ISL3-like element ISPfr2 family transposase, with amino-acid sequence MFDATPPAGFGRPDLTAFARLDGLGLSVTGQRLEPDRAVLACRVVEPDQWCRRCGSKGVARDTVIRRLAHEPLGWRPTVLEVVVRRYRCADCGHVWRQDTSAAAEPRAKLSRTGLRWALEGIVVAHLTVARVAGGLGVAWDTANNAVLAEGNRLLINDPTRFEGVKVIGVDEHVWRHTRRGDKYVTVIIDLTPVRDGAGPARLLDMVEGRSKAAFKTWLADRDDAFRDAVEVVAMDGFTGFKTAAAEEIPDAVTVMDPFHVVRLAGDALDRCRRRVQLAIHGHRGFRDDPLYKSRRTLHTGADLLTDKQSDRLRALFVDDAHVEVEATWGVYQRMIAAYRHEDRQRGRELMEKLITDLSAGVPKVLTELTTLGRTLKKRAADVLAYFERPGTSNGPTEALNGRLEHLRGSALGFRNLTNYIARSLLETGGFRPQLLHPRLG; translated from the coding sequence GTGTTCGACGCTACCCCGCCGGCCGGCTTCGGCCGCCCTGACCTGACCGCCTTCGCTCGACTCGACGGCCTCGGTCTGAGCGTGACCGGACAACGACTTGAACCGGATCGTGCGGTCCTCGCGTGCCGCGTGGTGGAACCAGATCAGTGGTGCCGACGGTGCGGCAGCAAAGGCGTTGCTCGTGACACCGTGATCCGGCGGTTGGCCCACGAGCCGCTGGGCTGGCGACCGACCGTGCTGGAAGTTGTAGTGCGCCGCTACCGCTGTGCCGACTGCGGACACGTGTGGCGCCAAGACACCAGCGCCGCGGCGGAGCCACGCGCGAAGCTCTCGCGCACCGGGCTGCGGTGGGCGCTGGAAGGGATCGTGGTCGCACACCTCACCGTCGCCCGTGTCGCCGGGGGACTCGGGGTCGCGTGGGACACCGCCAACAACGCGGTCCTGGCTGAAGGCAATCGGCTGCTGATCAACGACCCCACGCGGTTTGAGGGCGTGAAGGTCATTGGCGTCGATGAGCACGTCTGGCGCCACACCAGGCGTGGCGACAAGTACGTCACCGTGATCATCGACCTCACCCCGGTCCGCGATGGCGCCGGCCCAGCAAGGCTGCTGGACATGGTCGAGGGCCGGTCGAAGGCGGCGTTCAAGACCTGGCTCGCCGACCGCGACGACGCCTTCCGTGACGCGGTCGAGGTGGTCGCGATGGACGGCTTCACCGGGTTCAAGACCGCCGCTGCAGAGGAGATCCCGGACGCGGTCACGGTGATGGATCCCTTCCACGTCGTGCGCCTGGCCGGTGACGCCCTCGACAGGTGCCGGCGCCGGGTCCAACTCGCGATCCACGGGCACCGTGGGTTCAGGGACGACCCGCTCTACAAGTCGCGGCGCACGCTGCACACCGGCGCGGACCTGCTCACCGACAAGCAGAGCGACAGGCTACGCGCGCTGTTCGTTGATGACGCTCACGTCGAGGTCGAGGCGACCTGGGGTGTCTACCAGCGCATGATCGCCGCCTATCGCCACGAGGACCGGCAACGTGGCCGCGAGCTCATGGAGAAGCTGATCACCGACCTCAGCGCCGGCGTCCCCAAGGTGCTCACCGAGCTCACCACCCTGGGCCGGACCCTGAAGAAGCGAGCCGCTGACGTGCTCGCCTACTTCGAACGACCCGGCACCAGCAACGGGCCGACCGAGGCGCTCAACGGACGGCTCGAACACCTGCGCGGCTCCGCACTCGGGTTCCGCAACCTGACCAACTACATCGCCCGAAGCCTGCTCGAGACCGGCGGCTTCAGACCCCAACTCCTACACCCCCGATTGGGATGA
- the dnaK gene encoding molecular chaperone DnaK, with protein sequence MGRAVGIDLGTTNSVIAAMDGGQPQVIPNAEGNRTTPSVVAFLENGERLVGQMARRQAILNPKGTISSAKRFIGRKYDEISSELGTVSFDVVAGPDGAARFQINGKPYAPEEISAQVLRKLVDDAGKFLGERVTEAVITVPAHFSDAQRQATKDAGKIAGLDVLRIINEPTAAALAYGMDKLENETVLVFDLGGGTFDVSILTVGEGVVEVRSTAGDTHLGGDDFDRRIVDYLADDFKKSNGIDLRGDSQALQRLFEAAEKAKVELSAVTQTAVNLPFVTADASGPKHLNVNLMRSTFDQLTADLVERCLGPVKQAMQDAKVTADDIDEVILVGGSTRIPAVQALVRRLTGGKDPNMTVNPDEVVAIGAAVQAAIIKGDVKDVLLLDVTPLSLGLETMGGVMTKVIERNTTIPARRTEIFSTAEDNQSAVDVVVLQGERERAADNRVLARFRLEKIRPAPRGVPQIEVTFDIDANGILHVSARDKDTGAEQQVTISETSRLSQEEVDRMIKDAETHRSEDAALRERIDARNELDSVAYRVRRALEEAGASVPQHDRARAEMLVEEARQAVESGDEPVDRLRALTGELHQMGQVLSTAARTGGGGSSDGSANASDRTTDSDDEDVIDAEFTAH encoded by the coding sequence ATGGGCAGGGCAGTCGGCATCGACCTGGGAACGACGAACTCGGTGATCGCGGCGATGGATGGTGGCCAGCCGCAGGTGATTCCCAACGCCGAGGGCAATCGGACGACGCCGTCGGTGGTCGCCTTCCTGGAGAATGGCGAGCGTCTGGTCGGCCAGATGGCCCGACGCCAGGCGATCCTGAATCCGAAGGGGACGATCTCTTCCGCGAAGCGTTTCATCGGCCGCAAGTACGACGAGATCAGCAGCGAACTGGGAACCGTCTCGTTCGACGTGGTCGCCGGTCCCGACGGCGCGGCGCGCTTCCAAATCAATGGCAAACCTTATGCGCCCGAGGAGATCTCGGCGCAGGTGCTCCGCAAGCTGGTCGACGACGCCGGGAAGTTCCTGGGCGAACGGGTCACCGAGGCGGTCATCACGGTCCCCGCGCACTTCAGCGACGCGCAGCGACAGGCCACCAAGGACGCCGGCAAGATCGCCGGACTCGACGTGCTCCGGATCATCAACGAGCCGACGGCGGCCGCCCTCGCCTACGGGATGGACAAGCTCGAGAACGAGACCGTGCTGGTCTTCGACCTGGGCGGTGGCACGTTCGACGTGAGCATTCTGACCGTGGGTGAGGGCGTGGTCGAGGTCCGGTCGACGGCCGGGGACACGCATCTGGGCGGCGACGACTTCGACCGGCGCATCGTCGACTACCTGGCCGACGACTTCAAGAAGTCCAACGGCATCGACCTTCGAGGCGACTCCCAGGCGTTGCAGCGTCTGTTCGAGGCTGCCGAGAAGGCCAAGGTGGAGCTATCGGCGGTCACCCAAACCGCCGTCAACCTCCCGTTCGTCACCGCCGACGCCTCCGGGCCCAAGCACCTCAACGTCAACCTGATGAGATCGACGTTCGATCAGCTGACCGCCGACCTCGTCGAGCGCTGCCTGGGCCCGGTCAAGCAGGCCATGCAGGACGCCAAGGTCACTGCCGATGACATCGACGAGGTCATCCTCGTGGGCGGCTCGACGCGGATCCCGGCCGTGCAGGCCCTGGTACGCCGCCTGACCGGTGGCAAGGACCCCAACATGACCGTCAACCCGGACGAGGTCGTCGCCATCGGCGCGGCCGTCCAGGCGGCGATCATCAAGGGCGATGTCAAGGATGTGCTGCTGCTCGACGTCACCCCACTGTCGCTGGGGCTCGAGACGATGGGCGGGGTGATGACCAAGGTCATCGAGCGCAACACCACCATCCCGGCTCGGCGGACCGAAATCTTCAGCACCGCGGAGGACAACCAGTCCGCGGTCGACGTCGTCGTCCTCCAGGGCGAGCGGGAGAGGGCGGCCGACAACCGGGTGCTGGCCCGGTTCCGGCTGGAGAAGATCCGTCCCGCCCCCCGCGGGGTGCCCCAGATCGAGGTGACCTTCGACATCGACGCCAACGGCATCCTGCACGTCTCGGCGCGCGACAAGGACACCGGTGCCGAGCAGCAGGTGACCATCAGCGAGACCTCCCGGCTCAGCCAGGAGGAGGTCGACCGGATGATCAAGGACGCCGAGACTCACCGCAGTGAGGACGCCGCCCTACGCGAACGGATTGACGCTCGCAACGAGCTCGACTCCGTGGCCTACCGGGTACGCAGGGCCCTGGAAGAGGCCGGCGCGTCGGTGCCCCAGCACGACCGCGCCCGCGCCGAGATGCTGGTCGAGGAGGCCCGGCAGGCCGTCGAGAGCGGCGACGAACCGGTCGACCGCCTCCGCGCTCTGACCGGGGAGCTCCACCAGATGGGCCAGGTGCTGAGCACCGCCGCCCGGACCGGCGGCGGCGGATCTTCGGATGGGTCGGCCAACGCCTCCGACAGGACGACTGACAGCGATGACGAAGACGTCATCGACGCCGAGTTCACCGCTCACTGA
- a CDS encoding nucleotide exchange factor GrpE encodes MSDPEAPRTQTASNRTGSDEAPANETPERVDQALQIAELEDAWRRTAAELENFRKRCARDMVRGREQERAAVATSWLPVLDNLERALEHASSDPDPDTVVEGVRAVLAQAVGVLADLGYPRRDDDGRAFDPAVHEAVGTVSGEGLVPGTVAQVVRPGYGPDDKILRPAAVVVATRAS; translated from the coding sequence ATGTCCGACCCCGAGGCACCCAGGACCCAGACCGCATCCAACAGGACAGGAAGCGACGAGGCTCCGGCGAACGAGACCCCCGAGCGCGTCGACCAGGCGCTCCAGATCGCGGAGCTGGAGGACGCGTGGCGGCGCACGGCTGCCGAGCTGGAGAACTTCCGCAAGCGTTGCGCGCGGGACATGGTCCGCGGCCGCGAGCAGGAACGGGCGGCCGTGGCAACCAGTTGGCTACCCGTCCTGGACAACCTGGAGCGGGCGCTCGAGCACGCGTCGTCCGACCCCGACCCCGACACCGTCGTCGAGGGTGTCCGTGCCGTGCTGGCGCAAGCGGTCGGCGTCCTTGCCGACCTCGGCTACCCGCGTCGCGACGACGACGGCAGGGCTTTCGACCCGGCCGTGCACGAGGCGGTCGGCACTGTGTCCGGTGAGGGGCTGGTGCCGGGCACCGTGGCCCAGGTCGTGCGACCCGGCTACGGGCCCGATGACAAGATCCTGCGACCGGCCGCGGTCGTGGTGGCGACCAGGGCAAGCTGA
- a CDS encoding chaperone modulator CbpM: protein MTAVTHFALARPYRLSLDSFAQATGVHPELVRRLVALGLLEVTRDAQGRLWFDPSQVREMARIQRLRMSLNLGYSAIGLVVELLDRIAVLEKEQRRMSRRGGVPWT from the coding sequence ATGACCGCGGTCACGCACTTCGCCCTCGCTCGCCCGTACCGGCTCAGCCTCGACAGCTTTGCGCAGGCCACCGGCGTCCATCCCGAGCTGGTCCGCCGCCTGGTTGCCCTCGGACTGCTGGAAGTCACCCGCGACGCCCAGGGGCGCTTGTGGTTCGACCCCTCCCAGGTGAGGGAGATGGCCAGGATCCAGCGGCTGCGGATGAGCCTGAACCTCGGCTACTCCGCCATCGGGCTGGTCGTCGAGCTGCTCGACCGGATCGCGGTGCTGGAGAAGGAGCAACGGCGAATGTCACGACGAGGAGGCGTTCCATGGACATGA
- a CDS encoding DUF6262 family protein — translation MTDANAKRAATLTAAAKAKSAAKTQAAEQGIRALVKRGESVTFQAVQREAGVSHAFLYGSPDLRARIEHLRSRGRPGPTPANPPDSESTLVLSLTAQITQLKKRHRQEIQTLKDALAQAHGENLELRRELARKGSCARHHTAHVASIAETS, via the coding sequence ATGACCGACGCGAACGCGAAACGCGCCGCGACGCTGACCGCCGCAGCCAAAGCGAAATCAGCCGCGAAGACCCAGGCCGCCGAGCAAGGCATCCGCGCGCTGGTCAAACGGGGCGAGTCCGTCACCTTCCAGGCCGTTCAACGGGAAGCCGGCGTCTCGCACGCCTTCCTCTACGGCAGCCCGGACCTCCGCGCGCGGATCGAGCACCTACGTTCCCGCGGCCGCCCGGGACCGACGCCAGCCAACCCACCGGACTCGGAAAGCACGCTCGTCCTGAGCCTGACCGCCCAGATCACCCAGCTCAAGAAGCGGCACCGGCAAGAGATCCAGACCCTCAAAGACGCGCTCGCGCAAGCCCACGGGGAGAACCTTGAACTTCGCCGCGAACTCGCCCGCAAGGGCAGCTGCGCCCGGCACCACACCGCTCACGTTGCATCGATCGCAGAAACGTCATGA
- a CDS encoding tyrosine-type recombinase/integrase, with translation MRREPGGGLRPAEDLDPVHRLWLELPEQWRGPVIGPGIANWDRITENGDRRIDLTGLPDPFPAELAWMAHWQSVDGTRSTVLAMNQLANILRRAIREGHPFPTSMLALDWETASALQGWFYAHRWGRLPPKDSRSRLRVLFRFARQALIARCHDGPWWTLDEWHPRCDPRIPLSTREPQANYGCSPGQITQPWLREAVKWYLGTQLESGALRWTTVSQDRMNCLRRFDVWLTSCLDDPIEVLGDPAAAAGQADRYRRWAMEPGHRKTGTFDRRTPPKPAHPRLINDDIRAVADLFTFMVANRDRAHIVTGYAVWDRVTDTHVAGWFRQVSRIPRTPTLNDRHYVDDHALAQIPGALPLLGLPRDQQMTITRGDGTQVLAAGFDDPQAMRMILLQILTGRRSSEIRTCEFDCLSPAPDISVQSGQDQEVVRFRYAQSKIDTAPDTILVDREVSAVIEEQQRWVREHLPEFEPRHLFVQRTGNRNGDKPYPPGTYNWMLRELSNVARITDGQGRQLQLSNTHRFRHTKLTRLAELGLPIHVLQRYAGHATPTMSMHYVAQREEHAEQAFLATVKLRADGSRVQFSREDHDGLHLLDRADRFLPNGWCLLPPLQSCDKGNACLSCSVFVTDATHEPTLRRQQAETEALITRTTNAFREKHGRAMPEDNVWLAQRRAEQAALTRLLDTMADHPERAVQGGGCGAPPTGPVPLALTGPRRRTRP, from the coding sequence ATGCGCCGTGAACCGGGCGGGGGCCTTCGGCCCGCCGAGGACCTGGATCCCGTTCATCGGCTCTGGCTGGAGCTGCCCGAGCAGTGGCGGGGTCCGGTGATCGGACCCGGCATCGCGAACTGGGACCGGATCACCGAAAACGGCGACAGGCGAATCGATCTGACTGGGCTGCCTGACCCGTTCCCGGCCGAACTCGCGTGGATGGCGCACTGGCAGTCCGTCGACGGGACCCGATCGACGGTGCTGGCGATGAACCAGCTGGCCAACATCCTGCGCCGCGCCATCCGCGAGGGGCACCCGTTCCCCACCTCGATGCTGGCCTTGGACTGGGAGACGGCCTCGGCGTTGCAGGGGTGGTTCTACGCGCACCGCTGGGGGCGGCTCCCACCCAAGGACAGCCGTAGCCGGCTGCGGGTGCTGTTCCGGTTCGCCCGGCAGGCGTTGATCGCCCGCTGCCACGATGGCCCGTGGTGGACGCTCGACGAGTGGCATCCACGTTGTGATCCGCGGATACCGCTGTCGACCCGGGAACCACAGGCCAACTACGGGTGCTCGCCCGGGCAGATCACCCAGCCCTGGCTCCGGGAAGCCGTCAAGTGGTACCTGGGGACCCAACTGGAGTCCGGGGCGCTGCGCTGGACGACCGTGAGCCAGGACCGGATGAATTGCCTGCGCCGGTTCGACGTCTGGCTGACCAGTTGCCTGGACGATCCCATCGAGGTGCTCGGCGATCCAGCGGCGGCCGCCGGGCAGGCGGACAGATATCGACGTTGGGCCATGGAACCGGGCCACCGGAAGACCGGCACGTTCGACCGTCGGACGCCCCCGAAGCCGGCCCACCCGCGCCTGATCAACGACGACATCCGGGCAGTGGCAGATCTGTTCACCTTCATGGTGGCCAACCGAGACCGGGCCCACATCGTCACCGGATACGCCGTCTGGGATCGGGTCACCGACACCCACGTGGCCGGATGGTTCCGCCAGGTCTCCCGCATCCCGCGGACACCCACCCTGAACGACCGGCACTACGTCGACGACCACGCGCTCGCCCAGATTCCGGGTGCGCTGCCGTTGCTGGGCTTGCCCCGGGACCAACAGATGACGATCACCCGGGGCGACGGCACCCAGGTTCTCGCCGCCGGCTTCGACGATCCGCAGGCGATGCGGATGATCCTGCTGCAGATCCTGACCGGGCGTCGGTCCAGCGAGATCCGCACGTGCGAGTTCGATTGCCTGTCACCGGCTCCCGATATCTCGGTGCAGTCCGGGCAGGACCAGGAAGTCGTCCGGTTCCGCTACGCCCAAAGCAAGATCGACACCGCGCCGGACACCATCCTGGTCGACCGCGAGGTCTCCGCGGTCATCGAGGAGCAGCAGCGTTGGGTCCGCGAACACCTGCCGGAGTTCGAACCGCGGCATCTGTTCGTGCAGCGGACCGGGAACCGCAACGGCGACAAGCCCTACCCGCCGGGAACCTACAACTGGATGCTCCGGGAGCTCAGCAACGTCGCGCGGATCACCGACGGCCAGGGCCGGCAACTGCAACTGAGCAACACGCACCGGTTCCGACACACCAAGCTCACTCGGCTCGCCGAACTCGGCCTGCCCATCCACGTCCTGCAGCGGTACGCCGGGCACGCCACACCGACCATGTCGATGCACTACGTGGCGCAGCGCGAGGAACACGCCGAGCAGGCGTTCCTGGCCACCGTCAAGCTGCGGGCCGACGGCAGCCGGGTCCAGTTCTCCCGTGAGGACCACGACGGCCTGCACCTGCTCGACCGGGCCGACCGGTTCCTGCCCAACGGCTGGTGCCTGCTGCCCCCGCTCCAATCCTGCGACAAGGGCAACGCATGTTTGAGCTGCTCGGTCTTCGTCACCGACGCGACCCACGAGCCGACACTACGACGCCAACAGGCCGAGACCGAAGCGTTGATCACACGCACAACCAACGCGTTTCGGGAGAAGCACGGTCGCGCCATGCCCGAGGACAATGTTTGGCTCGCGCAGCGTCGAGCCGAGCAAGCGGCGCTCACCCGGCTGTTGGACACGATGGCCGACCACCCCGAACGGGCGGTGCAAGGAGGCGGATGCGGCGCACCTCCGACAGGCCCGGTGCCCCTGGCACTCACCGGACCCAGGCGCAGGACCCGGCCATGA
- a CDS encoding tyrosine-type recombinase/integrase, whose amino-acid sequence MAQSVMARPDGGPRTWTVIDQGYRTVGPVEEWLEAHRHLWSPNTVRGYATALSQWWTFLEQRAESGRWNEIGVPTVSAFVSWMRNGRRVERSLVPEDGPSPETMQARLAAVISFYTWHEAVSGVPVAGRLMRGAPRRAVARGLLSHLDARSGPAPTSLVRVRRSRRHRPPLLMPQQIQAILDGCATYDPDTGEWVGNLRDRLLFAVLAESGMRIGEALGLRISDFVMGRGGTPFIEIVPRADNTNGARVKMMRPRRVYVGADLERLFADYLTLLACTAADMGIAVAADSPLLVNLQRPPLLAALHEGTVRDKTAALRKKGIGPPGWTPHWFRHSHATALLLAGTAEWVVSRRLGHAHVQTTLDLYGWVREDEALRAAANWTSYASNWRVTDAP is encoded by the coding sequence ATGGCGCAGAGCGTGATGGCCCGACCCGACGGCGGGCCTCGCACGTGGACGGTGATCGATCAGGGATACCGGACGGTCGGACCGGTCGAGGAGTGGCTGGAGGCCCACCGGCATCTTTGGTCGCCGAACACGGTCCGCGGGTACGCGACCGCGCTGAGCCAGTGGTGGACGTTCCTTGAACAGCGGGCCGAGTCCGGGCGGTGGAACGAGATCGGCGTGCCGACGGTGTCGGCGTTCGTGTCCTGGATGCGCAACGGGCGCCGGGTCGAGCGTTCCCTGGTGCCGGAGGACGGGCCGTCGCCGGAGACGATGCAGGCGCGGCTGGCCGCGGTCATCTCCTTCTACACGTGGCACGAAGCCGTGTCCGGCGTTCCGGTGGCCGGCCGGTTGATGCGTGGAGCGCCGCGGCGGGCAGTGGCCCGGGGGCTGCTGTCCCATCTGGATGCCCGCTCGGGGCCCGCTCCGACGTCGCTGGTCCGGGTGCGCCGCAGCCGGCGGCATCGTCCGCCGTTGCTGATGCCCCAGCAGATCCAGGCGATCCTGGATGGCTGCGCCACCTACGATCCAGACACCGGTGAATGGGTCGGAAACCTGCGTGACCGGCTGCTTTTCGCCGTTCTTGCGGAGAGCGGCATGCGGATCGGCGAGGCGTTGGGTTTGCGGATCAGCGACTTCGTGATGGGTCGCGGCGGCACCCCGTTCATCGAGATCGTGCCTCGCGCGGACAACACCAATGGGGCGCGGGTGAAGATGATGCGTCCCCGCCGGGTCTACGTCGGCGCCGATCTCGAGCGGCTGTTCGCCGACTACCTGACCCTCCTGGCCTGCACAGCAGCCGATATGGGCATCGCGGTGGCGGCGGACTCGCCGCTGCTGGTCAACCTGCAACGGCCGCCGCTGCTGGCTGCGCTGCACGAGGGCACCGTCCGCGACAAGACGGCCGCGCTGCGGAAGAAGGGGATCGGCCCGCCCGGGTGGACCCCGCACTGGTTCAGGCATAGCCACGCGACCGCGTTGCTGCTGGCCGGCACGGCGGAGTGGGTGGTGTCCCGTCGGCTGGGGCACGCCCACGTCCAGACCACGCTGGACCTCTACGGCTGGGTCCGCGAGGACGAGGCGCTGCGGGCGGCGGCGAACTGGACGTCGTACGCGTCCAATTGGCGGGTGACCGATGCGCCGTGA
- a CDS encoding putative quinol monooxygenase, whose product MSTPASLPYAFVAKIVAADGQHDALADLLAGAVALANEEEGTIVWFAVRTHADTFWIFDAFPDEAARDAHANGAIVAALMANQHLLGAAPEILAADVLASKLP is encoded by the coding sequence ATGTCCACACCCGCATCACTTCCGTATGCCTTCGTCGCCAAGATCGTCGCGGCCGATGGACAGCACGACGCGCTCGCCGATCTGCTCGCCGGCGCTGTCGCGCTCGCCAACGAAGAAGAAGGAACGATTGTCTGGTTCGCGGTCAGGACCCACGCCGACACCTTCTGGATCTTCGATGCATTCCCCGACGAGGCCGCTCGCGACGCCCACGCCAACGGCGCCATCGTCGCAGCCCTGATGGCCAACCAGCACCTCCTCGGCGCAGCACCCGAGATCCTGGCGGCCGACGTCCTCGCGTCCAAGCTCCCGTAG
- a CDS encoding MEDS domain-containing protein: MSLGIPGVRAVSPGTHFCALYSGPAERDRLLFPFLEEGLRCGDKCLCLCLIDDVEPALVRDLALGQPSRDYSRRSAQLDVERTSDAYLRSGEFSVADMMSFLCESADAAIADDFDLLRAAGEMSWVLPGPPGWEDLFRYESALNHAVEQMPAILMCLYDLQKFGAQMLVEVLRTHPTVLLDRTVIDNPHYVRPTEYPPPASATSGTRYPLVKVRADGEDGAGRGWASLTDAERRVVSWVAGGMTNRRIAEELHLSRHTVDAHLKHVYVKLDIHSRVELTVLAMQHRAHVG, translated from the coding sequence TTGAGCCTCGGGATCCCCGGGGTGCGAGCTGTCAGCCCGGGAACGCACTTCTGCGCGCTCTACTCGGGCCCGGCCGAGCGCGACCGGCTGTTGTTCCCGTTTCTCGAGGAGGGGCTGCGGTGCGGTGACAAGTGCCTGTGCCTGTGCCTGATCGACGATGTGGAGCCGGCGCTGGTCCGGGATCTCGCCTTGGGACAGCCCAGCCGGGATTACTCCCGACGATCGGCACAGCTCGACGTCGAACGGACATCGGACGCCTACCTCCGCTCGGGGGAGTTCAGCGTCGCGGACATGATGAGCTTCCTCTGCGAGAGCGCGGACGCGGCGATCGCAGACGACTTCGACCTTCTCCGGGCCGCCGGTGAGATGTCGTGGGTGCTGCCCGGGCCCCCGGGCTGGGAGGACCTGTTCCGCTATGAGTCGGCGCTCAACCACGCCGTCGAACAGATGCCCGCCATCCTGATGTGCCTCTACGACCTGCAGAAGTTCGGGGCCCAGATGCTCGTCGAGGTGCTCCGCACCCACCCCACGGTTCTGCTGGACCGCACGGTCATCGACAACCCCCACTACGTGCGCCCGACCGAGTACCCGCCCCCCGCCAGTGCCACCTCCGGCACCCGGTATCCCTTGGTCAAGGTACGCGCGGACGGCGAGGATGGCGCGGGCCGCGGGTGGGCGTCGCTCACCGACGCCGAGCGGCGCGTCGTCTCCTGGGTGGCTGGGGGGATGACCAACCGCAGGATCGCGGAGGAGCTCCACCTTTCCCGCCACACTGTGGACGCCCATCTCAAGCACGTCTACGTCAAGCTCGACATCCACTCTCGAGTGGAGCTGACCGTGCTGGCTATGCAGCACCGCGCCCACGTGGGCTAG
- a CDS encoding DnaJ C-terminal domain-containing protein, which translates to MAQDFYEVLGVNRDADPADIQRAYRRLARQHHPDVNKHSGAEERFKDIAEAYDVLSDPELRRRYDAFGEDFRRVPPDTDPAAWRQARTYADAGAGTRGRWSSGAGPSGGFGAGDFGDVDIEDLLGGIFGGRGRGGRGRAGWGPGPVPGSDHEAEVEVSVEEAYHGTERSVTISGPDGPRTLDVTIPAGVVDGQRIRLRGQGGSGGGSAAAGDLYLVVRIADHPRYRVEGRDLHALLPVAPWEAALGASVSVDTPGGAATVKVPAGSSSHRRLRLQGRGLPDRRGKPGNFYAELQIRVPTRLTDDEQRLFEELARVSSFDARSRR; encoded by the coding sequence ATGGCCCAGGACTTTTACGAGGTTCTCGGAGTCAACCGCGATGCCGATCCGGCCGACATCCAGCGGGCCTACCGCAGGCTGGCGCGCCAGCATCACCCCGACGTCAACAAGCACTCCGGGGCCGAGGAGCGGTTCAAGGACATCGCCGAGGCCTACGACGTGCTGTCCGATCCCGAACTGCGTCGCCGCTACGACGCCTTCGGCGAGGACTTCCGACGCGTCCCTCCCGACACAGATCCGGCCGCCTGGCGCCAAGCCCGGACGTACGCCGACGCCGGTGCAGGGACGCGCGGCCGCTGGTCATCGGGGGCGGGTCCGTCCGGAGGATTCGGAGCGGGCGACTTCGGCGACGTCGACATTGAGGACCTGCTCGGGGGAATCTTCGGCGGCCGGGGGCGAGGCGGTCGGGGCCGGGCCGGCTGGGGACCGGGCCCGGTCCCGGGCTCCGACCACGAGGCCGAGGTGGAGGTGTCGGTCGAGGAGGCCTACCACGGCACGGAGCGCAGTGTGACGATCAGTGGCCCCGACGGCCCTCGCACGCTCGACGTCACCATCCCGGCGGGCGTGGTCGACGGTCAGCGGATCCGGCTGCGCGGCCAGGGCGGATCGGGCGGCGGTTCGGCGGCCGCCGGAGACCTCTACCTGGTGGTCCGGATCGCCGACCACCCGCGTTACCGGGTCGAGGGTCGCGACCTGCACGCGCTCCTGCCGGTCGCTCCGTGGGAGGCGGCCCTGGGCGCTTCGGTCTCCGTCGACACTCCCGGAGGCGCCGCCACGGTGAAGGTCCCGGCCGGCTCGTCCAGCCACCGCCGCTTGCGGCTCCAGGGCCGCGGGCTTCCCGACAGGCGAGGGAAGCCGGGGAACTTCTACGCCGAATTGCAGATCCGCGTGCCCACCAGGCTCACCGACGACGAGCAGCGGCTCTTCGAGGAGCTCGCGCGGGTGTCCAGCTTCGACGCGAGGAGCAGACGATGA